The Rhinoderma darwinii isolate aRhiDar2 chromosome 11, aRhiDar2.hap1, whole genome shotgun sequence genome window below encodes:
- the LOC142664192 gene encoding heparan sulfate glucosamine 3-O-sulfotransferase 1-like: protein MAVYFVSVFLLLTQCQAAPFDYPLLTNTSLPEALQMGVGEINNTSEQFSFTTPPPGTIRQTPQTIIIGVRKGGTRALLEMLDIHPNIAVAATEVHFFDWDENYIKGIEWYRSLMPYSFENQITIEKTPGYFTSLQAPERIHSMNSSIKLLLILRDPTERVISDYTQVYYNRLENHKPVQPFEGIVIKNGALNTKYKAIQRSLYDVHMERWLKYFHLNQIHIVDGNTLIKTPLTELQKVERFLNLPSRILASNFYFNQTKGFYCIRSDGKERCLHESKGRPHPVVNETVLEQLYSYFREHNHRFYQMVDQSFDWH from the coding sequence ATGGCCGTATATTTTGTCTCCGTGTTCCTCCTACTgacccagtgtcaggcagctcctTTTGACTACCCACTTCTTACAAATACTTCCCTTCCAGAGGCTCTTCAGATGGGAGTGGGGGAAATCAATAACACGAGTGAACAATTCTCATTCACTACTCCACCTCCAGGTACAATTCGTCAAACACCGCAGACTATCATTATTGGCGTACGGAAAGGTGGGACCAGAGCTTTGCTAGAGATGTTAGACATTCACCCCAACATTGCAGTAGCAGCAACTGAAGTACATTTTTTTGACTGGGATGAAAATTACATCAAAGGGATCGAGTGGTACCGGAGTCTTATGCCATACTCATTTGAAAATCAAATTACTATTGAGAAAACGCCAGGCTATTTCACATCTCTGCAGGCACCGGAAAGGATTCATAGTATGAACAGCTCAATTAAATTACTTCTTATTCTGAGAGATCCAACAGAGAGGGTCATATCAGATTATACCCAGGTATACTACAACCGACTTGAAAATCACAAGCCAGTACAACCCTTTGAGGGCATAGTGATTAAAAATGGTGCACTTAATACCAAATATAAGGCAATCCAAAGGAGCTTGTATGACGTGCATATGGAGAGATGGCTGAAATACTTTCATTTGAATCAGATTCATATAGTGGATGGTAATACTTTAATAAAAACACCTTTGACCGAACTGCAAAAGGTAGAAAGGTTCCTCAATCTCCCTTCTCGAATTTTGGCTTCAAATTTTTACTTTAACCAAACAAAGGGATTCTACTGCATTCGAAGTGATGGGAAAGAGAGGTGTTTACATGAGTCCAAGGGACGTCCCCACCCTGTAGTAAATGAAACCGTCCTGGAGCAACTTTACTCTTACTTCAGAGAACACAATCACAGGTTCTACCAAATGGTCGATCAGTCTTTTGACTGGCACTAA